Proteins from a single region of Pseudomonas quebecensis:
- a CDS encoding fimbrial biogenesis chaperone produces the protein MKTWVCFTLAACALAASTGHAGVIVHGTRVVYPADRAEVVVRLENRGNRPALVQTWVDTGDRQSTPATARTPFALSPPIFRIEPQQQQALRLRYVGEPLAADRERLFWLNVLEVPPRSADAGQNNQLELSFRTRLRVFLRPHALPYPVAAAAARLQWKLVEHSQGFALQATNPTPYHVSLAKVTLLSASRRFEKAPNQAANDSLLLPAGDVKRFALPLLRHRPCGSATVEFTTVSDFGARVPHSTDLALSCAG, from the coding sequence ATGAAGACATGGGTCTGTTTCACACTTGCCGCCTGTGCCCTGGCGGCCTCCACCGGCCACGCCGGCGTGATCGTGCATGGCACGCGTGTGGTTTACCCGGCCGACAGGGCGGAAGTCGTGGTTCGCCTGGAAAACCGCGGTAACCGACCCGCCCTGGTGCAGACCTGGGTGGACACGGGCGACCGTCAGTCCACCCCGGCCACAGCCAGGACGCCCTTCGCCCTGTCGCCGCCGATCTTTCGCATCGAGCCCCAGCAACAACAGGCCTTGCGCCTGCGCTACGTCGGCGAGCCACTGGCGGCCGACCGGGAGCGGCTGTTCTGGCTCAACGTGTTGGAAGTACCGCCGCGCTCGGCGGATGCGGGGCAAAACAATCAGCTGGAACTGTCCTTCCGCACCCGCTTGCGCGTGTTCCTGCGCCCGCACGCCCTGCCCTACCCCGTCGCCGCTGCGGCCGCCAGGCTGCAATGGAAACTGGTCGAACATTCCCAAGGGTTCGCGCTGCAGGCCACCAACCCTACGCCGTACCATGTTTCCCTGGCCAAGGTGACCTTGCTCAGCGCCAGCCGACGTTTTGAAAAAGCCCCGAACCAGGCAGCCAATGACAGCCTGTTACTGCCGGCCGGTGACGTCAAACGGTTCGCACTTCCGCTGCTGCGCCATCGTCCTTGCGGCTCAGCCACGGTCGAATTCACCACGGTCAGCGACTTCGGCGCGCGAGTGCCGCACTCGACCGACCTTGCCCTCTCCTGCGCCGGGTGA
- a CDS encoding TetR/AcrR family transcriptional regulator — MKTRDRILECALQLFNHKGEPNVSTMEVANEMGISPGNLYYHFHGKEPLVLGLFERFQNELAPLLDPPADAQLEPQDYWLFLHLIIERMAHYRFLFQDLSNLAGRLPKLAKGIRNLLTALKRTLASLLARLKAGGQLVSDTQALGQLVEQITLTLLFSLDYQRILDREGEVRVVVYQIMMLVAPHLLAPARHATERLALRYLDDRI, encoded by the coding sequence ATGAAGACCCGCGATCGAATTCTTGAATGCGCTCTGCAACTGTTCAACCACAAGGGCGAACCCAACGTGTCGACCATGGAGGTGGCCAATGAAATGGGGATCAGCCCCGGCAACCTCTATTACCACTTCCACGGCAAGGAGCCGTTGGTACTGGGGTTGTTCGAACGTTTTCAAAATGAACTGGCGCCGCTGCTCGACCCACCGGCGGATGCGCAGCTGGAGCCTCAGGATTACTGGCTGTTCCTGCACCTGATCATCGAACGCATGGCCCATTACCGGTTCCTGTTCCAGGACCTGTCGAACCTGGCCGGGCGCCTGCCGAAGCTGGCCAAGGGCATTCGCAATCTGCTCACGGCGCTCAAGCGCACACTGGCGTCACTGCTGGCACGCTTGAAGGCGGGCGGGCAATTGGTCAGCGATACGCAGGCACTCGGGCAACTGGTGGAACAGATCACCCTGACGTTACTGTTTTCCCTGGACTACCAACGCATTCTCGACCGCGAAGGGGAAGTGCGGGTGGTGGTGTACCAAATCATGATGCTGGTGGCGCCGCATCTGCTGGCGCCGGCGCGGCACGCCACCGAGCGCCTGGCACTGCGTTATCTGGATGATCGGATTTAA
- the phaC gene encoding class II poly(R)-hydroxyalkanoic acid synthase gives MRERPVTNPAPTPAAFINAQNAITGLRGRDLLSTLRSVAAHGLRNPVHTARHALALGGQLGRVLLGETVHEPNPRDGRFVDPTWQLNPLYRRSLQAYLSWQKQTRHWIDDSTLGNDDRARAHFALSLFNDAVSPSNTLLNPLAVKELLNSGGNSVVRGVSNLFDDLLHNNGLPRQVSKHAFEVGKTVATTPGSVVFRNELLELIQYKPMSEKQYARPLLIVPPQINKYYIFDLSPANSFVQYALKNGLQTFIVSWRNPDVRHREWGLSTYVAALEEALNVCRAISGAREVNLMGACAGGLTIAALQGHLQAKRQLRRISSASYLVSLLDSQIDSPATLFADEQTLEAAKRRSYQQGVLDGRDMAKVFAWMRPNDLIWNYWINNYLLGKEPPAFDILYWNNDNTRLPAALHGDLLDFFKHNPLSHPGGLEVCGTPIDLQKVTVDSFSVAGINDHITPWDAVYRSTQLLGGDRRFVLSNSGHIQSILNPPGNPKANYVENPRLSSDPRAWYYDANHVEGSWWPQWLDWVQQRSGVQRDTLTALGNQNYPPMEAAPGTYVRVR, from the coding sequence ATGCGAGAAAGACCCGTGACGAACCCGGCGCCCACCCCTGCCGCGTTCATCAATGCGCAAAATGCGATCACCGGGCTGAGAGGCCGCGACCTGCTGTCGACCCTGCGCAGCGTGGCCGCTCATGGCCTGCGTAACCCGGTGCACACTGCGCGTCACGCCCTCGCCCTGGGCGGCCAGCTGGGCCGCGTCCTGCTCGGCGAGACGGTGCATGAGCCCAACCCCCGCGACGGCCGCTTCGTCGACCCCACCTGGCAACTCAACCCCTTGTATCGGCGCAGCCTGCAGGCGTACCTGAGCTGGCAGAAACAGACCCGGCACTGGATCGACGACAGCACCCTGGGCAACGATGACCGGGCGCGGGCGCACTTTGCCCTGTCGCTGTTCAACGATGCGGTATCGCCCTCCAACACCTTGCTCAATCCGCTGGCGGTCAAAGAGCTGCTCAACTCCGGCGGCAACAGCGTGGTGCGCGGGGTGAGCAACCTGTTCGACGACTTGCTGCACAACAATGGACTGCCGCGCCAAGTCAGCAAGCACGCGTTCGAAGTCGGCAAGACCGTTGCCACCACGCCCGGCTCGGTGGTGTTTCGCAACGAGCTGCTGGAGCTGATCCAGTACAAACCGATGAGCGAAAAACAGTACGCCAGGCCGCTGCTGATCGTGCCGCCGCAAATCAACAAGTACTACATCTTCGACCTGAGCCCGGCCAACAGCTTTGTGCAGTACGCGCTCAAGAACGGCCTGCAGACGTTTATCGTGAGCTGGCGCAACCCGGATGTGCGGCATCGCGAATGGGGCCTGTCGACCTACGTGGCGGCGCTGGAAGAAGCGCTCAATGTTTGCCGGGCCATCAGCGGTGCGCGCGAGGTCAACCTGATGGGCGCCTGCGCCGGCGGCCTGACCATCGCCGCGCTGCAAGGCCATCTGCAGGCCAAGCGCCAATTGCGGCGTATCTCCAGCGCCAGCTACCTGGTGAGCCTGCTGGACAGCCAGATCGACAGCCCCGCCACGCTGTTCGCCGATGAACAGACCCTGGAAGCCGCCAAGCGTCGGTCCTACCAACAAGGTGTGCTGGACGGGCGCGACATGGCCAAGGTGTTTGCCTGGATGCGCCCCAACGACCTGATCTGGAACTACTGGATCAACAATTACTTGCTGGGCAAGGAACCGCCGGCGTTCGACATCCTGTACTGGAACAACGACAACACACGCCTGCCCGCCGCGCTGCACGGCGACCTGCTGGACTTTTTCAAGCACAACCCGCTCAGCCATCCAGGCGGCCTGGAAGTGTGCGGCACGCCCATCGACCTGCAGAAGGTCACCGTGGACAGCTTCAGCGTGGCCGGTATCAACGACCACATCACGCCGTGGGACGCGGTGTATCGCTCCACGCAATTACTGGGCGGTGATCGCCGCTTCGTGCTGTCCAACAGCGGGCATATCCAGAGCATCCTTAACCCGCCGGGCAACCCCAAGGCCAATTACGTCGAAAACCCCCGGCTGAGCAGCGACCCACGCGCCTGGTACTACGACGCCAACCATGTCGAAGGCAGCTGGTGGCCGCAGTGGCTGGACTGGGTACAGCAACGTTCGGGCGTGCAGCGCGACACCCTTACCGCCCTGGGCAACCAGAATTACCCACCGATGGAAGCGGCGCCGGGCACCTATGTGCGGGTGCGCTGA
- a CDS encoding fimbrial biogenesis chaperone, translated as MNATSIFHAPTLLVLLVSVLSSVASARASVVINSTRIVYPQNDKEVTVRLESKNQAPVLIQAWLDDGDENATPDLTAVPFIATPPIFRMDPGKQQVLRLAYTGDLQPGAQERLFWLNLLEVPSQPADAPRSNQLQLAFRSRIKLFLRPPNLAYAVEAAPAKLQWRYVQTAQGQMLEAYNPSPYHVTFEHIELRGADQRPAYAVATYGAGTMVAPGARSRFALPGFNPPPAAAATVAFQTLDDFGVKVSHQSKVAQ; from the coding sequence ATGAACGCGACGTCGATTTTCCACGCACCGACCCTACTTGTACTGCTGGTGTCAGTGCTGTCGAGTGTGGCTTCGGCGCGGGCGAGCGTGGTGATCAACAGCACGCGCATCGTCTACCCCCAGAACGATAAGGAGGTCACGGTCAGGCTCGAGAGCAAGAACCAGGCCCCCGTATTGATCCAGGCCTGGCTGGACGACGGCGACGAAAACGCCACGCCGGACCTCACCGCCGTTCCCTTCATTGCCACCCCGCCCATCTTTCGCATGGACCCGGGCAAGCAACAGGTGCTACGGCTGGCCTACACCGGCGATCTGCAGCCCGGCGCCCAGGAGCGTCTGTTCTGGCTCAACCTGCTGGAGGTGCCGTCGCAGCCGGCGGACGCACCACGCAGCAACCAGCTGCAACTGGCCTTTCGTTCGCGGATCAAGCTGTTCCTGCGCCCACCGAACCTGGCGTACGCGGTCGAAGCGGCGCCCGCCAAGCTGCAATGGCGCTACGTGCAGACCGCTCAGGGCCAGATGCTGGAAGCCTATAACCCGAGCCCGTATCACGTGACGTTCGAACACATCGAACTGCGTGGCGCCGACCAACGCCCGGCCTATGCGGTCGCGACATACGGCGCCGGCACCATGGTGGCGCCCGGTGCACGCAGCCGCTTCGCTCTGCCGGGGTTCAACCCGCCGCCCGCGGCTGCGGCGACCGTCGCGTTCCAGACGCTCGACGACTTCGGGGTCAAGGTTTCACACCAATCGAAGGTCGCGCAATGA
- the phaZ gene encoding poly(3-hydroxyalkanoate) depolymerase: MPQPFIFRTIDLDGQTIRTAVRPGKPHLTPLLIFNGIGANLELVFPFVQALDPDLEVIAFDVPGVGGSSTPSRPYRFPGLAKLTSRMLDYLDYGQVNAVGVSWGGALAQQFAYDYPERCKKLILAATAAGAFMVPGKPKVLWLMASPRRYIQPSHVVRIAPMIYGGSFRRDAKLAAEHASKVRSAGKLGYYWQLFAGLGWTSIHWLHKIRQPTLVLAGDDDPLIPLINMRMLAWRIPNAQLHIIDDGHLFLITRAEAVAPIIMKFLEEERLRAVIHPRPAV; encoded by the coding sequence ATGCCGCAACCGTTCATCTTTCGTACCATCGACCTGGATGGCCAGACCATCCGCACGGCGGTACGTCCGGGCAAGCCTCACTTGACGCCATTGCTGATCTTCAACGGCATCGGCGCCAACCTGGAGCTGGTGTTTCCGTTCGTCCAGGCCCTGGACCCGGATCTGGAGGTGATTGCCTTTGACGTTCCTGGGGTGGGCGGCTCCTCGACGCCCAGCCGGCCTTACCGCTTCCCCGGCCTGGCCAAGCTCACCTCGCGCATGCTCGATTACCTCGACTACGGCCAGGTAAACGCAGTCGGGGTGTCCTGGGGCGGCGCGCTGGCTCAGCAGTTCGCCTATGACTACCCGGAGCGCTGCAAGAAGCTGATCCTGGCGGCGACCGCCGCAGGCGCCTTCATGGTACCGGGCAAGCCGAAGGTGCTGTGGCTGATGGCGAGCCCGCGCCGCTATATCCAGCCGTCTCATGTGGTGCGCATCGCGCCGATGATCTACGGCGGCTCATTCCGTCGCGACGCCAAGCTGGCGGCCGAACATGCCAGCAAAGTGCGTTCGGCCGGCAAGCTCGGCTACTACTGGCAACTGTTCGCGGGGCTGGGCTGGACCAGCATCCATTGGCTGCACAAGATCCGCCAGCCCACCCTGGTACTGGCCGGGGACGACGACCCGCTGATCCCACTGATCAATATGCGCATGCTTGCCTGGCGCATTCCCAATGCGCAGCTGCACATCATTGATGACGGCCACCTGTTCCTGATCACCCGCGCAGAGGCGGTGGCGCCGATCATCATGAAATTCCTGGAGGAGGAGCGCCTGCGCGCAGTGATTCACCCACGACCCGCGGTGTAA
- the hslU gene encoding ATP-dependent protease ATPase subunit HslU — protein sequence MSMTPREIVHELNRHIIGQDDAKRAVAIALRNRWRRMQLPEELRVEVTPKNILMIGPTGVGKTEIARRLAKLANAPFIKVEATKFTEVGYVGRDVESIIRDLADAALKMLREQEMTKVSHRAEDAAEERILDALLPPARMGFNEDAAPASDSNTRQLFRKRLREGQLDDKEIEIEVAEVSGVDISAPPGMEEMTSQLQNLFANMGKGKKKSRKLKVKEALKLVRDEEAGRLVNEEELKAKALEAVEQHGIVFIDEIDKVAKRGNSGGVDVSREGVQRDLLPLIEGCTVNTKLGMVKTDHILFIASGAFHLSKPSDLVPELQGRLPIRVELKALTPGDFERILSEPHASLTEQYRELLKTEGLGIEFQADGIKRLAEIAWQVNEKTENIGARRLHTLLERLLEEVSFSAGDMAGLQNGEAIKIDVDYVNSHLGELAQNEDLSRYIL from the coding sequence ATGTCCATGACTCCCCGTGAAATCGTCCATGAACTCAACCGCCATATCATCGGCCAGGACGATGCCAAGCGCGCCGTTGCCATCGCACTGCGTAACCGCTGGCGCCGGATGCAATTGCCCGAAGAATTGCGCGTTGAAGTAACACCCAAGAACATCCTGATGATCGGCCCCACCGGTGTCGGTAAAACCGAAATCGCCCGGCGCCTGGCCAAACTGGCCAACGCCCCGTTCATCAAGGTCGAGGCCACCAAGTTCACCGAAGTGGGCTATGTGGGCCGTGACGTCGAGTCGATCATCCGCGATCTGGCCGACGCCGCGCTGAAGATGCTGCGCGAGCAGGAGATGACCAAGGTCAGCCATCGCGCCGAAGACGCCGCCGAGGAACGCATTCTTGACGCCCTGCTGCCACCGGCGCGCATGGGTTTCAATGAAGACGCCGCACCGGCGTCGGATTCCAACACACGCCAGCTGTTCCGCAAGCGTCTGCGCGAAGGTCAGTTGGATGACAAGGAGATCGAAATCGAAGTAGCCGAAGTGTCCGGCGTCGACATCTCCGCGCCGCCTGGCATGGAAGAAATGACCAGCCAGTTGCAGAACCTGTTCGCCAACATGGGCAAGGGCAAGAAGAAGAGCCGCAAGCTCAAGGTCAAGGAAGCGCTCAAGCTGGTGCGCGACGAGGAAGCCGGGCGCCTGGTGAATGAAGAAGAACTCAAGGCCAAGGCCCTCGAAGCGGTCGAGCAGCATGGCATTGTGTTTATCGACGAGATCGACAAGGTGGCCAAGCGTGGCAACTCCGGCGGCGTCGATGTGTCCCGTGAAGGCGTACAGCGCGACCTGCTGCCGCTGATCGAAGGCTGCACCGTCAATACCAAGCTGGGCATGGTCAAGACCGACCACATCCTGTTCATCGCTTCCGGTGCGTTCCACCTGAGCAAGCCCAGCGATCTGGTGCCGGAGCTGCAGGGTCGCCTGCCGATTCGCGTCGAGCTCAAGGCCCTGACTCCGGGCGACTTCGAGCGCATCCTCAGCGAGCCGCACGCTTCGCTTACCGAGCAATACCGCGAGTTGCTGAAAACCGAAGGGCTGGGCATCGAGTTCCAGGCCGATGGCATCAAGCGCCTGGCGGAGATCGCCTGGCAAGTCAACGAGAAGACCGAGAACATCGGTGCCCGTCGCCTGCACACCCTGCTTGAGCGCCTGCTTGAAGAAGTGTCCTTCAGCGCCGGCGACATGGCGGGCTTGCAGAATGGCGAAGCGATCAAAATCGACGTCGACTACGTCAACAGCCACTTGGGCGAATTGGCGCAGAACGAAGACTTGTCGCGGTACATTCTGTAA
- a CDS encoding gamma-butyrobetaine hydroxylase-like domain-containing protein encodes MPKFPTAVNLHKTSNTLGLTYGPDEVYQLPAEFLRVHSPSAEVQGHGKPILQFGKLNVRLTKVEPAGQYALKLTFDDGHDSGLFTWDYLYQLAVRQETLWADYLAELKAAGKTRDPSESVVRLML; translated from the coding sequence ATGCCGAAATTCCCCACCGCTGTTAATTTGCACAAAACCTCCAACACCCTCGGCCTCACCTACGGCCCCGATGAGGTCTACCAGTTGCCCGCCGAGTTCCTGCGGGTGCACTCGCCTTCCGCCGAGGTCCAGGGCCACGGCAAACCCATCCTGCAATTCGGCAAGCTGAACGTGCGGCTGACCAAGGTCGAGCCCGCCGGCCAGTACGCACTGAAATTGACCTTCGACGACGGTCACGACAGCGGGCTGTTCACCTGGGACTACCTCTACCAACTGGCCGTGCGTCAGGAAACGTTGTGGGCCGATTATCTCGCCGAACTCAAGGCCGCCGGCAAAACCCGCGACCCGAGTGAATCGGTCGTGCGCCTGATGCTCTAA
- a CDS encoding fimbrial protein: MNVNALCTATAALVLSVAASQATYANDGVINFSGLVTDVTCTVEGAAPGSGAVVKDVNLGGVSASRLATAGSRANLTGFTIRIGAPGEGSCTNGRTAMVAFDPTSAAIDVATGRLNIDGFDDPSDTTHAKNVQVEVTNRDGSPINVYTEKSAGVVIADNQAVIPLAAQLYATGAASEGTVSTRVGFTVEYAE; encoded by the coding sequence ATGAACGTTAATGCTCTCTGCACTGCAACCGCTGCGCTGGTCTTGTCCGTTGCCGCGTCACAAGCCACATACGCCAACGACGGTGTTATCAACTTCAGCGGCCTGGTCACCGATGTGACCTGCACCGTGGAAGGCGCGGCACCGGGCTCGGGTGCCGTGGTCAAGGACGTCAACCTGGGAGGCGTCTCGGCCTCGCGTCTGGCCACCGCCGGCAGCCGCGCCAACCTCACGGGCTTCACGATTCGCATAGGCGCACCCGGCGAAGGCAGCTGCACCAACGGACGCACCGCGATGGTGGCCTTCGACCCCACCAGCGCAGCCATCGATGTGGCCACCGGCCGCTTGAACATCGACGGTTTTGACGACCCTTCCGACACCACTCACGCCAAGAACGTCCAAGTGGAAGTCACCAACCGCGACGGCTCGCCGATCAATGTCTACACCGAAAAGTCCGCCGGCGTGGTGATTGCCGACAACCAGGCCGTCATCCCGCTGGCCGCGCAGCTGTATGCCACCGGAGCCGCTTCCGAGGGCACGGTCAGTACGCGGGTCGGCTTCACGGTCGAGTACGCCGAGTGA
- a CDS encoding response regulator transcription factor, which produces MLLDDHEMVRQGIEWGLSQAADIKVIGSFGTGRHLLEALARQTADVVVMDFILAPSEIDGLNLLQALNRRFSQCRPLIVCSHYTPATVALSLKAGCWGILGKTQNLAELTTAVRTVAQGRLYLQPCMVPELQGMQSVLEVANKRANADFCASGRLNNGLTPKEQEVLRCFLDGMSVSSIAAKFSRSASTISTQKQSAYRKLGISSDSELFKFSHQFGEPG; this is translated from the coding sequence ATGTTGCTTGATGACCATGAAATGGTGCGGCAGGGCATCGAGTGGGGCCTGAGCCAAGCCGCCGACATCAAGGTGATCGGTTCCTTCGGGACAGGCAGGCATTTGCTCGAAGCGCTCGCCCGGCAGACTGCGGACGTGGTGGTGATGGATTTTATCCTGGCACCCTCGGAAATCGACGGCCTGAACCTGCTCCAGGCGCTCAATCGGCGCTTCAGTCAGTGCCGGCCGTTGATTGTGTGTTCGCACTACACGCCAGCGACGGTGGCGCTGTCGTTGAAGGCCGGTTGCTGGGGGATTCTCGGTAAAACTCAGAACCTGGCTGAGTTGACCACGGCTGTACGCACCGTCGCACAGGGCCGACTTTACTTGCAGCCGTGTATGGTGCCCGAACTGCAGGGCATGCAGTCGGTGTTGGAAGTGGCGAACAAGAGAGCGAATGCGGACTTTTGCGCGTCGGGTCGTTTGAATAACGGTCTTACGCCAAAAGAGCAGGAAGTATTGCGCTGTTTTCTGGATGGCATGTCCGTCAGTTCAATTGCCGCCAAGTTCTCACGCAGTGCAAGTACCATCAGCACACAAAAACAATCGGCTTATCGAAAACTGGGGATAAGCAGCGACAGTGAGCTGTTCAAGTTTTCTCACCAGTTCGGTGAACCTGGATAG
- the phaC gene encoding class II poly(R)-hydroxyalkanoic acid synthase: protein MSNKNNDDLKRQASENTLGLNPIIALRKKDLLASAKMVLTQAIKQPLHSVKHVAHFGVELKNVMFGKSALAPESDDRRFHDPAWSQNPLYKRYLQTYLAWRKELHEWIGDSNLSEQDISRGHFVINLMTEAMAPTNSAANPAAVKRFFETGGKSLLDGLSHLAKDMVHNGGMPSQVNMGAFEVGKSLGTTEGAVVFRNDVLELIQYKPVTEQVHERPLLVVPPQINKFYVFDLSPDKSLARFCLRNGQQTFIISWRNPTKAQREWGLSTYIEALKEAVDVVTAITGSKDINMLGACSGGITCTALLGHYAALGEKKVNALTLLVSVLDTTLDTQVALFVDEQTLEAAKRHSYQAGVLEGRDMAKVFAWMRPNDLIWNYWVNNYLLGNEPPVFDILFWNNDTTRLPAAFHGDLIELFKNNPLVRPNALEVCGTPIDLKQVTADIYSLAGTNDHITPWQSCYKSAQLFGGKVEFVLSSSGHIQSILNPPGNPKARYQTSDGLAGKPLEWQENATKHTDSWWLHWQAWQAERAGKLKKAPTVLGNKTYAAAEAAPGTYVHER, encoded by the coding sequence ATGAGTAACAAGAACAACGATGACTTGAAACGCCAGGCCTCGGAAAACACCCTGGGGTTGAACCCGATCATCGCGTTACGCAAAAAGGATTTATTGGCCTCGGCGAAGATGGTACTGACCCAAGCCATCAAGCAACCGTTGCACAGCGTCAAGCATGTCGCCCATTTCGGCGTGGAACTGAAAAACGTGATGTTCGGCAAATCGGCGCTGGCGCCGGAAAGCGATGACCGTCGCTTCCACGATCCGGCCTGGAGCCAGAACCCGCTCTACAAACGTTACTTGCAAACCTACCTGGCGTGGCGCAAGGAACTGCACGAGTGGATCGGCGACAGCAACCTGTCCGAACAGGACATCAGCCGCGGCCACTTCGTGATCAATCTGATGACCGAAGCCATGGCGCCCACCAACAGCGCGGCCAACCCGGCGGCGGTCAAACGTTTCTTTGAAACCGGCGGCAAGAGCCTGCTCGACGGCCTGTCCCACCTGGCCAAGGACATGGTGCATAACGGTGGCATGCCGAGCCAGGTCAATATGGGCGCCTTCGAAGTGGGCAAGAGCCTGGGCACCACCGAAGGCGCGGTGGTGTTTCGCAACGATGTGCTGGAGTTGATCCAGTACAAGCCCGTCACCGAGCAGGTGCACGAACGCCCGCTGCTGGTGGTACCGCCGCAGATCAACAAATTCTATGTATTCGACTTGAGTCCGGATAAAAGCCTGGCGCGCTTCTGCCTGCGCAACGGCCAGCAGACCTTCATCATCAGCTGGCGCAACCCGACCAAGGCCCAGCGCGAGTGGGGCTTGTCGACCTATATCGAGGCGCTCAAGGAAGCCGTCGATGTGGTCACGGCGATCACCGGCAGCAAGGACATCAACATGCTCGGCGCCTGCTCCGGCGGCATCACCTGCACTGCGCTGCTGGGCCACTACGCGGCGCTGGGCGAGAAGAAAGTCAACGCCCTGACATTGCTGGTAAGCGTACTGGACACCACCCTGGACACCCAGGTCGCGCTGTTTGTCGACGAGCAGACCCTGGAAGCGGCCAAGCGTCACTCCTATCAGGCCGGCGTGCTGGAAGGCCGCGACATGGCCAAGGTGTTCGCGTGGATGCGCCCCAATGACCTGATCTGGAACTACTGGGTCAACAACTACCTGCTGGGTAACGAGCCGCCGGTGTTCGACATCCTGTTCTGGAACAACGACACCACGCGCCTGCCGGCGGCGTTTCACGGCGACCTGATCGAGTTGTTCAAGAACAACCCGCTGGTTCGCCCCAACGCCCTGGAAGTGTGCGGCACGCCGATCGACCTCAAGCAAGTGACCGCCGATATCTACTCCCTGGCCGGCACCAACGACCACATCACCCCATGGCAGTCGTGCTACAAATCGGCGCAGTTGTTTGGGGGCAAGGTGGAGTTCGTGCTGTCCAGCAGCGGACATATCCAGAGCATCCTCAACCCGCCGGGCAACCCCAAGGCGCGCTACCAGACCAGCGATGGCCTGGCAGGCAAGCCGCTGGAATGGCAGGAAAACGCCACCAAGCACACCGATTCGTGGTGGTTGCATTGGCAGGCATGGCAGGCGGAGCGGGCGGGCAAGCTGAAAAAGGCCCCAACGGTATTAGGCAACAAGACGTACGCCGCAGCCGAAGCGGCGCCAGGTACCTATGTGCATGAACGTTAG